In Drosophila yakuba strain Tai18E2 chromosome 2R, Prin_Dyak_Tai18E2_2.1, whole genome shotgun sequence, a single genomic region encodes these proteins:
- the LOC6531003 gene encoding V-type proton ATPase 116 kDa subunit a, whose protein sequence is MRKFKKQQTKVKSFFRSEDMDLCQLLLHTENAFDCLIELGHHGAVQFNNVYDEDRLLNHLYTKKVSQCYELLRIVDNLHAQIVQLHVNEVFYPDVDLENRLREKDLAKYRDSLKRIHVEASAVTEHYYRLESRRNRMIEHCFALTKASKYMTSDMGSELLYSESTIMTLVQDATTSSGAYQSHLNYMIGCIRADKFYSFELLLYRLCSFNLIIRFSEISTPVYEYHYGHKPERVRKFAILMMASSTMIWPKVLKICALYHVNLYDCPSSVSQREEKVRELGQEIVNVEKVLKEAELMRRQILEVAGQDLFIVRVNLRKALKVYDLMNRLRLVGGVEVPRYLLAEVYIPSSDVPEVRAILRNASRISGGADNINDDDDSPDDDQQVADEDTKTLPKAAPYPTEADFQPGEDMSARAILIKKNRLVNHMPPTYFRLNKFTRGFQNMIDAYGMADYKELNPAPYTIITFPFLFAVMFGDLGHGILLIFFSVIMIWKHRMIEKYQIASTSENEILNILFAGRYIILLMGIFSVYMGIIYNIVMAKSFNIFGSSWRCRYNETTVYDPAFHVTLDSSHPYFYSGDPYPVGMDPVWAVCGQDSITTTNSLKMKMAIVLGITQMMFGLGLAAANCVLMKRKADLVLVVIPQMIFMLCLFGYLVFLIFYKWLAFGGHKPAPYNSACAPSVLITFINMMLMKTEETEENCLDNMYPYERLVEYALVALAVCTVPILLAGKPIYLMRRRKKMEQERERDFKRMRRQTIAEMRSTMRYTDDDSSETSRQRSVDNEEEHETSEIWIHSGIHTIETVLGSVSHTASYLRLWALSLAHDQLSDVLWHMVLTKGFDNSLPLYYGVPVLMATFFAWAILTVAILVMMEGLSAFLHTLRLHWVEFQSKFFGGAGESFKAFSFPPSNQRS, encoded by the coding sequence ATGAGAAAATTTAAGAAACAGCAGACGAAAGTCAAGTCCTTCTTCCGCAGCGAGGACATGGATCTGTGccaactgctgctgcacaCGGAAAACGCCTTCGATTGCCTCATTGAGCTGGGTCACCATGGAGCCGTGCAGTTCAACAATGTTTACGATGAGGATCGCTTGCTGAACCACCTCTACACCAAAAAAGTGTCGCAGTGCTATGAGTTACTGCGCATCGTGGACAACCTGCACGCCCAGATCGTCCAGTTGCATGTCAACGAGGTATTCTATCCGGATGTGGATCTAGAGAATCGACTGAGGGAGAAGGACCTGGCCAAGTATAGGGATAGCCTGAAACGCATCCATGTGGAGGCCAGCGCCGTGACGGAGCACTACTACCGACTGGAGAGTCGTCGAAATCGAATGATCGAGCACTGCTTCGCTTTGACCAAGGCCAGCAAGTATATGACATCCGACATGGGCAGTGAACTGCTCTATTCGGAGAGCACGATAATGACCTTGGTGCAGGATGCCACGACCAGCTCTGGAGCCTATCAGTCACATCTGAACTATATGATCGGCTGCATCCGGGCTGATAAGTTCTATAGCTTCGAACTGCTGCTCTACCGCTTGTGCTCCTTCAACCTGATCATTCGATTTTCCGAAATCTCCACTCCGGTCTACGAATATCACTATGGCCATAAGCCGGAAAGGGTACGAAAGTTTGCCATCCTCATGATGGCCAGTTCTACGATGATCTGGCCCAAGGTGCTTAAGATATGTGCTCTCTACCATGTCAACCTCTACGACTGCCCCAGTTCGGTAAGCCAGCGTGAGGAGAAGGTCAGGGAGTTGGGCCAGGAGATAGTGAACGTGGAGAAGGTCCTCAAGGAGGCGGAGTTGATGCGTCGCCAGATCCTGGAGGTTGCTGGTCAGGATCTATTCATTGTACGTGTGAATCTGCGCAAGGCGCTGAAGGTGTACGATCTGATGAATCGCCTGAGATTGGTGGGCGGAGTGGAAGTACCTCGGTATCTGCTGGCCGAGGTGTATATACCATCGTCTGATGTTCCCGAAGTGAGGGCTATCCTTCGAAATGCCTCCCGAATAAGTGGGGGAGCAGATAATATCAATGATGACGATGATTCGCCGGATGATGACCAGCAGGTGGCAGACGAAGATACAAAAACCCTGCCAAAGGCTGCTCCGTATCCCACTGAAGCGGACTTTCAGCCGGGCGAGGATATGAGTGCGCGGGCCATACTGATAAAGAAAAACCGACTAGTCAATCATATGCCACCAACGTACTTTCGACTGAACAAGTTCACCAGGGGATTCCAGAACATGATAGACGCCTATGGCATGGCCGATTACAAGGAGCTGAATCCCGCGCCATACACCATCATCACGTTCCCCTTCCTGTTTGCCGTCATGTTTGGTGACCTGGGTCATGGCATTCTGCTAATTTTTTTCTCCGTGATCATGATTTGGAAGCACAGGATGATCGAAAAGTATCAGATTGCCTCGACCTCTGAGAACGAGATCCTGAACATCCTATTTGCGGGACGCTACATAATCTTACTTATGGGCATATTTTCAGTCTACATGGGCATCATCTACAACATAGTCATGGCCAAGAGCTTCAATATTTTCGGTTCCAGCTGGAGATGTCGATACAATGAGACCACTGTGTATGATCCCGCTTTTCATGTGACCCTAGATTCTTCGCATCCTTACTTCTACTCGGGCGATCCGTATCCAGTGGGAATGGATCCAGTGTGGGCCGTTTGCGGCCAGGACTCGATAACCACCACCAATTCGTTGAAAATGAAGATGGCCATTGTCCTGGGCATTACACAAATGATGTTTGGACTGGGCCTAGCTGCCGCGAATTGTGTGCTAATGAAGCGGAAAGCAGATCTCGTTCTGGTGGTCATTCCGCAGATGATCTTCATGTTGTGCCTCTTCGGCTACCTTGTCTTCCTGATCTTCTACAAGTGGCTGGCCTTCGGTGGCCACAAGCCGGCGCCCTACAACTCTGCGTGTGCCCCCTCCGTTTTGATCACCTTCATCAACATGATGCTGATGAAAACTGAAGAGACGGAGGAAAACTGTTTGGATAATATGTATCCTTACGAGCGGCTTGTGGAATACGCTCTAGTAGCGTTAGCCGTTTGCACGGTACCCATTTTGTTGGCCGGCAAACCCATATATCTCATGCGGCGTCGCAAAAAGATGGAAcaggaacgggaacgggatTTCAAGAGGATGCGCCGCCAGACGATCGCCGAAATGCGATCGACAATGCGGTACACCGATGATGATTCCAGCGAGACCAGCAGGCAGCGGAGCGTTGACAACGAGGAGGAGCACGAGACGTCGGAGATTTGGATTCACTCCGGAATCCACACCATCGAAACGGTCCTGGGTTCGGTGTCGCATACAGCCTCCTACTTGCGATTGTGGGCCCTCTCGTTGGCCCACGATCAGCTGTCGGATGTGCTGTGGCACATGGTTCTGACCAAGGGATTCGACAACAGTCTGCCACTGTACTATGGTGTGCCCGTGCTGATGGCCACTTTCTTCGCCTGGGCCATACTCACAGTGGCCATTCTGGTAATGATGGAGGGACTGAGCGCCTTCCTGCACACCCTGCGGCTCCACTGGGTGGAGTTCCAGTCGAAGTTCTTCGGCGGAGCGGGCGAGTCATTCAAGGCGTTCAGTTTCCCGCCCTCGAACCAGAGGAGTTAG